From the genome of Nicotiana tabacum cultivar K326 chromosome 2, ASM71507v2, whole genome shotgun sequence:
AACACTCACAACAAAAGACACTGAAAAAAAGAGCGTGCCATAAACTGACATCAAACAGCTACTCCACTTGCCCCTTCCAACAATAAAACTTTTGAAGGTAGTTGAAGAaactaaaaaaagaaattaatgattgataaatagaaataaataataataacaataacaataacacacCCATCCCATCCCTAAGCAGAAAAATAAACTAACTTCTTATATGGTCCCCTAAATTTGAGAGTTCACTGCAGGAATTCAAGTGACCTTATCTTTGTCCCCTCCATAATAAGAAACTTTCTTTGTGGGTCCAATCACCACATGAATCTGCTTAGTGCTTCTCCTTGGGCTACAatcgtttttctttttctttttcctgcaTAGAAGAAAATGGACTTTTAATTCATTAGTCactattaatttaaaaaaaaagagtctttcgtTTTCATTAAAATTATTATTTCCCAATAAGGAAGAGTCGTTTGGACAATTATTTCACATATTTAGATCCATCATTTATtggtatttttccttcttttattactactattattatgaCATAATTACTCGCTTCGTCCTAATTTATGTGTCCTAATTTATGTGACGatattatttttttgatattttattcaacttcaaataaaacgTACCTAGCTAAGGATAAGATCAGTTGACGAGCTGTTCTTTCTGCTCAGAAGCATTGGCATCTGCAGCTGTTGGTTGTGATTTTGATTGGGGTGTTGGGGTTCCATCTTCCATCTTCTTTAGGTTTTGTTGATAATATATTTGTCTCAGCCTTTCTATTTCTCGCTTCAACGCTTCTTGATGAgctataataataaaaataattatgtcTCAATCCCAGAACAAGTTGACGTTCAATTAATTGACGTAGAAAAAAATTCTCAGCTCTTCGTAGAATAGAAGCTACATTAAGACATTGTTCGACTAATTGACTTTAAGAGGAATTAAATTAACGAATTAAAGAATAATTTAATAGAAGAGTAAAAAAGAAGTTAGTTTTACCATCTTTAAAAATTTTATCTTGGGCAAGAGCTGCGATTCTTTGCTTGAGGACACTGTTGTCAACATTTAGGACCAGACGTTGGTGGTCCAGAAATGCAACCCTTGGTGATAATACAGAAACTTCAGCCTTCACAATATCaggaagaaaaaataaataagattgacTTATAAATAatctaaatctccaaattaatAAAGCATATTTTAAtgttaatagaaaagaaaattaactGGGAATCATTTTGTATATATACCTGAAGTGTGGTAACACTACGTTCTAGCTCAGATATGTACTGTAATTTCCTCACCCGTGACCTTTGTGCTGATTGTCTGTTTGCCAAGATCCTACATGAGCACCAATaattggaaaaaaagaaagaatatcaatattattattaatcactgttaattagcaataattatcaACAAGCAATTTCCACTAATTTTTAATTAACAAtcaacaacaattatataattTCACAGTTTTCATAGACGTTTGTAGTAGTATACTTTTACTAtataaaactcagaaatttttgtTCCGAACATTAATATTTATACTACTAAAATTGTATAGAGTCTTTGGATGTAGAGACATTGTTAAAAGATAATGCTAGGTGTAAAAGATGAGCTCAATGAGAACAAAAATTCTTCCCTCTATATATGTATGAGAAGTAATATAATGAGTAAATATTATAACTTGACGATGAATTATTGAATATATAAAACTCTTTTACCTTTTAATTCTCTTAGGATCGTTAATCTTTTCGCTAGAATTATTATCAGCAGTTGCATGCTGATCAGAAGCAGTTTGTTCATCGGATTTGCATGAGCTTTCAACTTCTTCAGGTTCAGTCttaagttgttgctgctgttgctgttgcatCTCCTGTTCATCAGTGGAGATTATTGTACTCATCTTCTTTTCTTCATTAATGCTGTTATTGTCAGACGGCGACGAAGGATTATTGGCAATGTCATCGTTAAACATTGACATGAGTTGTTCAtcgtcaaatctttcaaattctGAACCACTTGTTTTTCCTGGAGTTGATAGCCTTCGGCATTCTTCAACCATTGGTGCTTCAAGAAAAGCTATTGAATCACTAATAGATCTCCGATGTGAACCTCTTTTGGTCGACGAGAAGTCGAGGAATTCGTCTACCCATGACGGGTTGTGAACGGCTGTTGTTGTGGTGTCTATTTTTTGATGATGATGTGAAAAATCAGGCCAATTTGATGTCATGTTTGGTACTCTAGGAGGTAAATGTGCCATTGGAAAAGAATGAAGTGAAAAAGAGGAAAACCAAACTAGAAATGAGAATTGGAAGTGTGTTTTATATAGTGAAGTGAATAACAAAACATGGAATGTTTAGGAAAAGAACATGAACACAAGGACATGAAGTGATATCATCAAATACTTACATTATAACTTTGGTTGGTATTGTATTGTATGATTTAAAATGAATCTAGTTATCTTAACTTTCTGTGCAATGATCAGGGATCTTGGGGGGTGGAGGGGATAGGGGGAGGGTAGGGTCACATGGGGAAGAATGGGACAGCTATCTACAGCTGGTAGAGAGGTTGAGTCTCGACGGTATTACTGGAAAGTAGCAATAGTTTAATGTAGAGGAATCAGAGACCACGTGCCCTTGGAAAAAGCTTCTTATATTATACTACTATTATGAACcccaaaacaaaaggaaaaaaatagccattatagtttctcttcttttcttttgttttggatATGGTTAAGAATTTAAGAAGGAAATTTAACAGAAAGTCGACCCAATTGGTTGGTATTCACAATCACACCCAATCCATCGTCTGAGCTTATTACTATATTCACTTCAAAAACTGAGACATGTCTAATGTAGTCAAACTAGCTTACCCATGTTCTCAATTGACGATTCTTTGTCTTACGACTTTTCCTTCTTCAAATTGCTCCTCAAGCATTAAGAGTCCTTTGGTTGCATTAGAATAATTTTGAATATGGTGTATTAATAATGGTGGTATTAGTTATTATGATATATTTCTTATTCATTGTttgatttgatgtattaaagtattggacaatttttaaaagaattatttGTTTATAAAAATGCTCTTAAAACTAGTCCAtcgctatttttttaaaaagaaacatATATTGAGcaatgtttttatatgaaaaaagtttttaaaaaattatttgatttgtctacctatattgtagtatagaattgaatatttatttataaaaaaaaatatgctaagtatttatttactagggatataattttatttctcattatttggattatttcaaacttgcattaatataatagtatattttaatcaagcatagattttgaaggacaattttgtctttaactaaactaatacatgcattaaaactcattgcattgttaatatcatggttttctatgcattagttaaATATGGTGTATAACCAATGCTTACATAACTAATGTATAAGTTTAAAAATGTACCAAATaaggtattattaatacacaaatttaatgcatcctaccaaacgacccctaagtatAATATCTTGTAGCAgcatgatttgaattatgatcTCTTAACTATTCAGCATCATGCAAATACCAATACATTACAACTACTCACGTATAATTTTGCATGGACAAGGATTACGGGTGGCAAAATCAGTCCAAATTAAAAAAATGGTCGTCCATCCTGCTCAAGTCAATTCAATCTCGCGTCCACACAAGATTCGAGGAGGATTGCACCTTAAGTTGTATAATGTAAGTAGTGGCAGAGTCAGTTTATTCAAAGGGGTTTCAACTGACACCCCTTCGTCCGGAAAATTATACTATGTAGCTCGGTAACTTTTATTTTATATGTGTTTACACTAGACCAAGGCCGGCTCTAACAGTATGGTGGGTAAGGCATGTGCCTTAGGCCCCCAATTTTGAGGGgccccattttttaaaaataatatatattttataggtatttaaaaaaataatatgtaGTACGTAgtacttttgtatttttcatataaatgaaaaaaaaaccttTTAGAGTAAATAAAGTACAAATTTGACTTACTTAAAAATGATAGATGAATAATTTTCAATTTGAGttgatttaataattttattttttactccTTTTTTAATGTTTCAATCTTATTGTTCATATTCTAGAACTTGCATATCTTCTTCCTTTCTCTTTATTCTTGCTCACCTTCTTGAATTCTTTCtccaatatttttttctttctccaaaattttattttttaccttCTTTCTCCAAAAATTTATTAGTTCAAGTgttcaataatatttttaagatttcaatagttctatacttctattactttataaaaaatatagtatagtttTCAAGATTTACGGTAAAAATTTTGAAGTAGACAAGCAACAACTAGATATTTTGGACTCAAAGttttcattcttcaaatttcttGAATCACTAATCGGATAATATCTttctagtattatttttatttggtatttggtatttcaTTAATTTTACTCCATacatatcatttaagtttttttttttaaatttaaatacttAGGCCTCACATTTGACTTTCGCCTTAGGCCTTAAATGCCCTTGAGCCGCCCCTGTACTATATGTTGACTCCGCTTGACTTCTTCACGtgtttacttctttatattttgacaccccttagTGAAGATTCTGGCTCCTCCACTGAATATATTATAGGCAGCTAATACTTACCCTAATACAAGCATCAGTGGTTTGATTCCATGGCTAGAATCCGTAACTTATATATCACATGAAGATAACTTTACCGTTGCTTCAAGGTTCCCTGTGTGGGTCAATGACCTACCTATTTATTAACTCAGTCATTTTAATCCGCCTAAATTCATTATTCAGCCCATCCCGCTCATttgacacaaaaaaaaaaaaaaatgaacggAGGAGGAAAAAACATTCCGCTGTACTGTTAGTACAAGTAGACTGTCATACACGTGCTAGTGAACACCGTCTGATAAATGGAAAAGGAAATACTCCAAATTGAAGTAGATGTCAATCACAGGCTTGCATGAATTTTGGGACATCATTGGGACAAACTTCCTCACTACTAACACCAATCCAAAATAATCATCGACATGTGAAATTTCATCATGTTCCTCAGAATGTACAGTACTTGTTCATCCCCCTCTGTACTTTCCTTTCTGTAGAA
Proteins encoded in this window:
- the LOC107827402 gene encoding basic leucine zipper 34-like produces the protein MAHLPPRVPNMTSNWPDFSHHHQKIDTTTTAVHNPSWVDEFLDFSSTKRGSHRRSISDSIAFLEAPMVEECRRLSTPGKTSGSEFERFDDEQLMSMFNDDIANNPSSPSDNNSINEEKKMSTIISTDEQEMQQQQQQQLKTEPEEVESSCKSDEQTASDQHATADNNSSEKINDPKRIKRILANRQSAQRSRVRKLQYISELERSVTTLQAEVSVLSPRVAFLDHQRLVLNVDNSVLKQRIAALAQDKIFKDAHQEALKREIERLRQIYYQQNLKKMEDGTPTPQSKSQPTAADANASEQKEQLVN